A single window of Pseudoduganella plicata DNA harbors:
- a CDS encoding DUF819 family protein, with protein sequence MTSVAPMITNDAVILGMLATILGAVLWTASRESGFWKKFYSYVPALLLCYLLPSLLNTAGVIDGAASKLYPMARDYLLPSSLVLLCVAIDFKAIVRLGPKAVIMFLTGTAGVMAGALVAFEAMRVIHPETVAGDTWRGMTTVAGAWIGGGANQAAMREVFNVDATMFGQFVAVDVLVGNLWTAVLLFLASRAQVFDRWTGADLTALNRLRDSIEQYQTLHARIPTLPDLVVILAIGLGATGLSHFLAQYLVSLIESLPAEWRLRDYSLTSGFFWIVVTATTIGLLLSFTKARTYEGAGASRIGAVMLYVLVATIGMQMDLGALLDRPWLFLLGFLWIAFHGGLMILMAKLIRAPLFMMAVGSQANIGAAASAPVVASAFHPALAPVGVLLAVLGYALGTYGAYITGVSLRAMAGT encoded by the coding sequence ATGACCTCTGTTGCCCCAATGATTACGAATGACGCCGTCATCCTCGGCATGCTGGCCACCATCCTCGGCGCCGTACTGTGGACAGCATCGCGTGAGAGTGGATTCTGGAAGAAATTCTACAGCTATGTCCCTGCCTTGCTGCTGTGCTATCTGCTTCCTTCCTTGCTGAACACCGCCGGAGTCATCGATGGCGCCGCCTCGAAGCTGTACCCGATGGCGCGTGACTATCTGTTGCCGAGCTCTCTCGTTTTGCTGTGCGTCGCGATCGATTTCAAAGCCATCGTCCGGCTTGGTCCGAAGGCGGTCATCATGTTCCTGACGGGGACAGCCGGGGTCATGGCCGGTGCATTGGTGGCGTTCGAGGCGATGCGCGTGATCCATCCTGAAACGGTCGCTGGCGACACGTGGCGCGGCATGACTACCGTGGCTGGTGCCTGGATCGGCGGCGGGGCCAACCAGGCCGCCATGCGCGAAGTGTTCAACGTGGACGCCACCATGTTCGGCCAGTTCGTTGCCGTCGATGTCCTGGTCGGCAATCTCTGGACCGCGGTACTGCTTTTCCTTGCCAGCCGTGCCCAGGTTTTCGACCGCTGGACCGGGGCTGACCTTACCGCCCTGAACCGGCTGCGTGACAGCATCGAACAATACCAGACGCTGCATGCGCGCATTCCCACGCTGCCTGACCTCGTGGTCATCCTTGCGATCGGTCTTGGCGCCACCGGCCTGTCGCACTTCCTTGCCCAGTACCTGGTGAGCCTGATCGAATCACTGCCCGCCGAGTGGCGCCTGCGCGATTACAGCCTCACCTCTGGCTTCTTCTGGATAGTCGTGACCGCCACGACCATCGGTCTGCTGCTCAGCTTTACCAAGGCCCGTACCTATGAAGGTGCAGGGGCGTCGCGCATCGGCGCGGTCATGCTATACGTGCTGGTTGCAACGATCGGCATGCAGATGGACCTGGGCGCTTTGCTCGACCGGCCATGGCTGTTCCTGCTGGGGTTCCTCTGGATTGCCTTCCACGGCGGCCTGATGATCCTGATGGCCAAGCTGATCCGGGCCCCACTGTTCATGATGGCGGTGGGGTCGCAGGCAAACATCGGCGCAGCAGCTTCGGCACCCGTGGTTGCCAGTGCCTTCCACCCGGCACTCGCGCCGGTCGGCGTGCTGCTGGCCGTGCTGGGATATGCGTTGGGAACCTATGGCGCCTACATCACTGGCGTGTCCTTGCGCGCAATGGCGGGAACTTGA
- a CDS encoding chloride channel protein: protein MLGNDEEGKRQDDQRTAAEAQQHDRVKHDHDWRTRARVELSDRALWTGRAVVVAMAVLSGLTVVGFTWLSEQTFDAFEQLRQLAWWSPLIWTPACTAAVVWLTRRFAPGAAGSGIPQAMAALEPSLDPAKLGLFVSLRLSAAKILLTAGGLLGGLSVGREGPSVQIAAGVMLQARRLLPARSQVTTHSLLVAGGAAGIAAAFNTPLAGIMFAIEELARAPEQRNSGLIITAIVLGGLIAVSIHGNATYFGVIHTGAIGPGLLLPGLVVAVCSGVAGGLFSRLLIASLAGRGRDPMSRLRARRPVLFGAVCGLAVALIGVVTAGTAFGSGYGPTRAMIDGVATMPMAYALFKFLATWLSSWAGVPAGIFAPSLAIGAAMGNDVALLFFHAQAPALIALGMVGFLAAATQAPLTAFIIVMEMVGGHSMVLSLMACALVASMLARIISPPLYPTLARMQLQRVPA from the coding sequence ATGTTGGGAAACGACGAAGAGGGCAAGCGGCAGGATGACCAGCGGACGGCTGCCGAAGCGCAGCAGCACGATCGCGTGAAGCATGACCACGACTGGCGCACGCGGGCGCGCGTCGAATTGTCGGACCGGGCGTTGTGGACCGGCCGGGCGGTCGTGGTCGCGATGGCGGTGCTGTCCGGCCTGACCGTGGTCGGCTTTACATGGCTGAGCGAGCAGACGTTCGATGCGTTCGAACAGTTGCGCCAGCTCGCCTGGTGGAGTCCGCTGATCTGGACACCGGCCTGCACGGCGGCGGTGGTCTGGCTGACGCGGCGTTTTGCGCCAGGTGCCGCGGGATCGGGTATTCCCCAGGCGATGGCTGCGCTCGAACCGTCGCTGGACCCGGCCAAGCTCGGCCTGTTTGTCTCGCTGCGTCTGAGCGCGGCAAAGATTCTGTTGACGGCCGGCGGACTGCTCGGCGGCCTGTCGGTGGGGCGCGAAGGTCCATCGGTCCAGATTGCGGCGGGCGTGATGCTGCAGGCCCGGCGCCTGTTGCCGGCGCGATCGCAAGTCACCACCCACAGCCTGCTGGTGGCCGGTGGCGCCGCCGGCATTGCCGCCGCCTTCAATACGCCGCTCGCGGGCATCATGTTCGCCATCGAGGAGCTGGCGCGCGCGCCGGAGCAGCGTAACAGCGGGCTGATCATCACGGCGATCGTGCTGGGCGGGCTGATCGCAGTGTCGATACACGGCAATGCCACATATTTCGGCGTCATTCACACGGGTGCCATCGGGCCCGGGCTGCTGCTGCCCGGCTTGGTGGTGGCCGTGTGCAGCGGGGTGGCAGGCGGCCTGTTCTCGCGCCTGCTGATCGCCTCGCTCGCGGGCCGCGGGCGCGACCCGATGAGCAGGCTGCGGGCCCGGCGTCCGGTACTGTTCGGCGCCGTGTGCGGCCTGGCGGTCGCGCTGATCGGCGTGGTCACCGCAGGCACCGCGTTCGGCTCGGGCTATGGGCCGACACGTGCCATGATCGACGGTGTCGCCACGATGCCGATGGCATATGCGCTGTTCAAGTTCCTGGCGACTTGGCTCAGCAGTTGGGCCGGCGTGCCAGCCGGTATTTTCGCCCCGTCGCTGGCGATCGGCGCGGCCATGGGCAACGATGTGGCGTTACTGTTCTTCCACGCCCAGGCGCCGGCCCTGATCGCGCTGGGCATGGTCGGCTTCCTGGCCGCGGCGACGCAGGCCCCGCTGACGGCATTCATCATCGTGATGGAAATGGTGGGCGGCCATTCGATGGTGCTGAGCCTGATGGCATGCGCATTGGTGGCGAGCATGCTGGCGCGAATCATCAGCCCGCCGCTGTATCCCACGCTGGCTCGCATGCAGCTGCAGCGTGTCCCGGCCTGA
- a CDS encoding DUF389 domain-containing protein — protein MNAPHTPPPPPPAPSLRTAIAHRFSLLDDKANDDEIDRSLRAGVELRGATPWILMFAIVIASVGLNTNSNAVIIGAMLVSPLMGPIVGLGYGIGIFDFALVRRSVANLAIAAGISLLTSTLYFMLTPLDEAQSELLARTTPSLWDVLIALAGGLAGIIGQTRREKSNVIPGVAIATALMPPLCTAGYGLANGNWSVFGGAFYLFSINCVFIAFAAVVVIEFLRLPHRKFIDPRRGRRVKGTLLFIVLATGLPSIYLAARLVDNEVFKSRARDFVRKEFKAASVHVLDTRLVPATREIEVTLIGQRLPAPVIKAIEGRMADAGLTKARLLVHQAQPEDRRDDSKLDVGSLKAEILADIVRNNQQALQERDATIAALRQQLTGQEGWVELAAAVTREFEAHYPQCGNVLMGKAATPAQGATVAVPFLSANCRRLPGSEENKRITEWLKVRTGQADVRVVLAAKRGKIIRQSDR, from the coding sequence ATGAACGCACCCCACACTCCGCCGCCGCCGCCGCCGGCGCCGTCGCTACGCACGGCCATCGCCCACCGCTTCAGTTTGCTCGACGACAAGGCCAACGATGACGAGATCGACCGCAGCCTGCGCGCAGGCGTCGAGCTGCGCGGCGCCACGCCATGGATCCTGATGTTCGCGATCGTGATCGCCTCGGTCGGGTTGAACACCAACTCGAACGCCGTGATCATAGGTGCCATGCTGGTGTCGCCACTGATGGGTCCGATCGTCGGGCTGGGCTATGGCATCGGCATTTTCGATTTCGCGCTGGTGCGCCGGTCGGTGGCCAACCTGGCCATCGCCGCCGGCATCAGCCTGCTGACCTCTACGCTGTACTTCATGCTGACGCCCCTCGACGAGGCGCAGTCCGAGTTGCTGGCGCGCACCACGCCGTCGCTGTGGGACGTGCTGATTGCGCTGGCCGGCGGCCTGGCCGGAATCATCGGCCAGACCCGGCGCGAAAAGTCGAACGTCATCCCGGGTGTGGCCATCGCCACCGCCCTGATGCCGCCGCTGTGCACCGCCGGGTACGGTTTGGCGAACGGCAACTGGTCGGTGTTCGGCGGCGCCTTCTACCTGTTCTCCATCAATTGCGTGTTCATCGCGTTTGCCGCCGTGGTGGTGATCGAGTTCCTGCGCCTGCCGCACCGAAAGTTCATCGACCCGCGACGCGGTCGCCGGGTCAAGGGCACGCTGCTGTTCATCGTGCTGGCCACGGGCCTGCCCAGCATCTACCTGGCCGCGCGCCTTGTCGACAACGAGGTATTCAAGAGCCGCGCGCGCGACTTCGTACGCAAGGAGTTCAAGGCCGCCAGCGTGCATGTGCTGGACACCCGGCTGGTACCCGCGACGCGCGAGATCGAAGTAACGCTGATCGGCCAGCGCCTGCCGGCGCCTGTCATCAAGGCCATAGAAGGACGCATGGCCGACGCCGGCCTGACCAAGGCGCGCCTGCTCGTACATCAGGCTCAGCCGGAAGACCGCCGCGACGACAGCAAGCTCGATGTCGGCAGCCTGAAAGCCGAGATCCTGGCCGATATCGTGCGCAACAACCAGCAGGCGCTGCAGGAGCGTGACGCCACTATTGCAGCGCTGCGCCAGCAGCTGACGGGCCAGGAAGGCTGGGTGGAGCTGGCCGCGGCGGTCACGCGCGAGTTCGAGGCGCACTATCCGCAGTGCGGCAATGTGTTGATGGGCAAGGCGGCAACGCCTGCGCAGGGAGCGACCGTGGCGGTACCGTTCCTGAGCGCCAATTGCCGCCGGCTGCCCGGCAGCGAAGAGAACAAGCGCATCACGGAGTGGTTGAAGGTGCGGACGGGCCAGGCTGACGTGCGGGTCGTCCTGGCCGCGAAACGGGGAAAGATTATCAGACAGAGCGATAGGTGA
- a CDS encoding BCCT family transporter: protein MQMLLSAGFILLVVLWGILAPANMSAVFDAMLAALTRNFGWFYLWVVLGLVVFAGFVAFSRYGNLKLGGDDDEPEFGMGSWFAMLFAAGMGIGLVFWGVAEPISHFATAPPGTVERTPEAANAAMRYVFFHWGIHPWAVYSVVALSIAFFQYRRAGSPLISTVTGALPWRPVRAMGGLFNALAVVATAFGVAASLGVGALQINSGLQAVFGVAVSDTAEVTIIVVTAIIYMTSAVTGVDKGIRYLSNFNMGLAGLLALAVFLLGPTVAIIDTLTNTLGSYLSEVIRMSLRATPFRASTWVGSWTVFYWAWWISWSPFVGLFIARVSRGRTVREFILGTVLAPSLAAFLWFSIFGGTALHMEIWQHVPLADAVKADVATALFTMFDAMPFGGIMSVVATLLVFVFFVTSGDSAVLVLGMMSTSGNPNPPRWVKIVWGVLVAGIAISLLLAGGLKAVQTATILFALPFAIVIVLMVISLWRALAEDWRDEARRERELRRRVREMMAK from the coding sequence ATGCAAATGCTGCTGTCCGCGGGCTTCATCCTGTTGGTCGTGCTGTGGGGCATCCTGGCGCCGGCGAACATGAGCGCCGTTTTCGACGCAATGCTGGCCGCGTTGACGCGCAACTTCGGCTGGTTCTACCTGTGGGTCGTCCTCGGCCTGGTCGTGTTTGCCGGCTTCGTGGCCTTCAGCCGTTACGGCAACCTGAAACTCGGTGGCGATGACGATGAGCCGGAGTTCGGCATGGGCAGCTGGTTCGCCATGCTGTTCGCCGCCGGGATGGGCATCGGCTTGGTATTCTGGGGTGTCGCCGAGCCAATCTCCCATTTTGCTACCGCGCCGCCGGGAACCGTCGAGCGCACGCCGGAAGCGGCGAACGCAGCGATGCGCTATGTGTTCTTCCACTGGGGTATCCACCCATGGGCGGTGTACAGCGTCGTTGCGCTGTCGATCGCGTTCTTTCAGTACCGCCGCGCCGGCAGTCCCCTGATCAGCACCGTTACCGGTGCCCTGCCATGGCGGCCGGTGCGCGCGATGGGCGGCCTATTCAATGCGCTCGCCGTTGTCGCCACTGCGTTCGGTGTGGCCGCGTCACTGGGCGTTGGCGCGTTGCAGATCAACAGTGGCCTGCAGGCGGTATTCGGGGTTGCGGTCAGCGACACGGCCGAGGTGACGATCATCGTCGTCACCGCGATCATCTACATGACTTCGGCCGTGACCGGCGTCGACAAGGGTATCCGCTACCTGTCCAACTTCAACATGGGACTCGCGGGCCTGCTTGCGCTGGCCGTGTTCCTGCTCGGCCCGACCGTGGCGATCATCGATACGCTCACCAATACGCTGGGAAGTTACCTGAGCGAAGTCATCAGGATGAGCCTGCGGGCGACGCCGTTCCGCGCTAGCACCTGGGTAGGCAGCTGGACCGTCTTCTACTGGGCCTGGTGGATTTCCTGGTCGCCTTTCGTCGGACTCTTCATTGCCCGCGTCTCGCGTGGAAGAACGGTACGCGAGTTCATCCTGGGCACCGTGCTGGCGCCCTCGCTGGCGGCCTTCCTGTGGTTTTCCATTTTCGGCGGCACTGCCCTGCACATGGAGATCTGGCAGCACGTGCCGCTCGCGGACGCGGTCAAGGCCGATGTCGCTACCGCCTTGTTCACGATGTTCGATGCCATGCCGTTCGGCGGGATCATGTCGGTCGTCGCCACGCTGCTTGTATTCGTGTTCTTCGTCACCTCGGGCGACTCGGCGGTGCTGGTGCTCGGCATGATGAGCACGAGCGGCAACCCGAACCCACCGCGCTGGGTCAAGATCGTCTGGGGCGTTCTGGTCGCCGGCATCGCCATCAGCCTGCTGCTGGCCGGTGGCCTCAAGGCGGTGCAAACTGCAACCATCCTGTTCGCGCTGCCGTTCGCCATCGTCATCGTATTGATGGTGATCTCGCTGTGGCGAGCCTTGGCGGAAGACTGGCGCGATGAGGCACGCCGCGAGCGCGAGCTGCGACGGCGTGTTCGCGAAATGATGGCCAAGTAA
- a CDS encoding mechanosensitive ion channel family protein, with translation MHYIIFGNDPVAWAIALAIAAAVSTVLYTVKGLVIRRLQRFAAATATYLDDLAVKILSATNSLFILLMGLYVGSHWLALPDKSEALLTRLAIATLLLQVARWGDVGVNGWLHHYRTRRSVHDVASTTSTAALGFVARLAVWLIFVLMILDNFGVNITTLVASLGIGGIAVALALQKVLGDLFSSLSIVLDKPFVIGDFIAVDDISGTVEYVGLKTTRIRGLGGEQVVFSNSDLLGSRIHNYKRMETRRIVFGIGVAYEISKEQVRAIPAILREVVQAQPQAQFDRAHFKAYGASSLDFEIVYIVKTSEYAVYMDVQQAINVALFERFAEEGIPFAYPTQTVYLARAQAAADRKE, from the coding sequence ATGCATTACATTATATTCGGCAACGATCCGGTCGCCTGGGCGATCGCGCTGGCCATCGCGGCCGCCGTCTCGACCGTGTTGTACACCGTCAAGGGCCTCGTCATCCGGCGCCTGCAGCGCTTCGCGGCGGCGACGGCGACTTACCTGGATGACCTGGCCGTGAAGATATTGTCGGCCACGAACTCGCTGTTCATCCTGCTCATGGGGCTGTACGTTGGTTCCCATTGGCTGGCCCTGCCGGACAAGAGCGAGGCCTTGCTGACGCGCCTGGCTATCGCGACGCTGCTGTTGCAGGTGGCCCGCTGGGGTGACGTCGGCGTGAATGGCTGGCTCCACCATTACCGCACCCGTCGCAGCGTCCATGACGTGGCCAGTACCACGTCGACGGCGGCGCTGGGGTTCGTGGCACGCCTGGCCGTCTGGCTGATCTTCGTGCTGATGATCCTCGATAACTTCGGCGTGAACATCACCACCCTGGTGGCCAGCCTGGGGATCGGCGGCATCGCGGTGGCACTGGCACTGCAGAAGGTGTTGGGCGACCTGTTCTCGTCGCTGTCGATCGTGCTGGACAAGCCATTCGTGATCGGCGACTTCATTGCCGTCGATGACATCTCCGGCACCGTCGAGTACGTGGGCCTGAAAACCACCCGCATTCGCGGCCTCGGCGGCGAACAGGTGGTGTTTTCCAACAGCGACCTGCTGGGCAGCCGCATCCACAACTACAAGCGTATGGAGACGCGTCGCATCGTGTTCGGCATCGGCGTCGCGTACGAGATCAGCAAGGAACAGGTGCGCGCCATTCCCGCCATCCTGCGCGAGGTGGTGCAGGCGCAGCCGCAGGCCCAGTTCGACCGCGCGCACTTCAAGGCGTATGGCGCGTCGTCGCTCGACTTCGAGATCGTATATATTGTCAAGACGTCCGAGTATGCCGTGTATATGGACGTCCAGCAGGCCATCAATGTCGCCCTGTTCGAGCGTTTCGCCGAGGAGGGCATCCCGTTCGCGTATCCGACGCAGACGGTATATCTGGCGCGCGCGCAAGCGGCTGCCGACCGGAAAGAGTAG
- the ggpS gene encoding glucosylglycerol-phosphate synthase: protein MGATPHPDRFVLATDLDGTLLAGGLEARRQVRELFSQARPGVRLVFVTGRGLESILPLLSDPTIPKPDYIIADVGATVVDADLRPVDAIQAEVAARWPGSQAVLKALAGFGLRRQSVPQERRCSFLASEEVVTPALRAAVDALGCDLLLSAGCYLDVLPRGVSKGQALLRLTQAAGFDPATIVVAGDTLNDLSMYETGLRGVVVGHAEPALVERVGKWPQVHIAEGEGCAGILEGLAYHGALAHQAGPGSLPAVRDGAELVMVYHRLPYDEVLEDGVVRHRRPRSPNGIMPTLLRFFAGERSGSWVAWSQQESRQPAGFVPHVAIDPERYPRLQAARVALTGDDIDIFYKKFSKEAFWPIIFGFPDKAEFEQAHWERFLEVNQLFAEQTAREAGEGALVWVHDYNLWMVPSFLRPLRPDLRIAFFHHTAFPASDVFNILPWRREIIGSLLQCDYVGFHIPRYVENFVDAVRSHAPLDVLGTVPCAPRFLTYGCALGIDTMTTGIAVGGRQVRLGAHPVGTDVALIERIVASPAVREQAAAIRDYLGSATGIVSIERLDYVKGTLEKLQAFERLLEQHPEHIGKVTLLNIITPAAPGMEIYESLRVEVDRTVGRINGRFSTLNWVPVRYFYRSLPFEEVLAHYAACDIAWITPLRDGLNLVAKEFIAARKASGGSGVLVLSEFAGAAVELHGAVLTNPYDANAMTASLHQALTMGEDERAYRTARMAMITAEHDVERWGRGFIAAVDAAVLGAHTQDDVRAA, encoded by the coding sequence ATGGGTGCCACGCCCCATCCGGATCGTTTCGTACTGGCCACGGACCTCGACGGTACCCTGCTGGCCGGTGGCCTCGAGGCCCGGCGCCAGGTGCGCGAACTGTTTTCCCAGGCACGGCCGGGCGTGCGCCTGGTGTTCGTAACCGGCCGCGGCCTCGAGTCGATACTGCCTTTGCTGAGCGACCCGACCATTCCCAAGCCGGACTACATCATCGCCGACGTTGGCGCCACGGTGGTTGACGCAGACCTGCGTCCTGTCGACGCCATCCAGGCCGAGGTGGCGGCGCGCTGGCCCGGTTCCCAGGCCGTGCTGAAGGCGCTGGCCGGGTTCGGGCTGCGCCGCCAGAGCGTGCCGCAGGAGCGGCGCTGCTCCTTCCTGGCCAGCGAGGAGGTCGTGACGCCGGCACTGCGTGCGGCGGTCGATGCGCTCGGATGCGACCTGCTGCTGTCGGCCGGCTGTTACCTCGACGTACTGCCGCGCGGCGTGAGCAAGGGCCAGGCCCTGTTGCGCCTGACGCAGGCAGCCGGCTTCGACCCGGCCACCATTGTCGTTGCCGGCGACACACTGAACGACCTGTCGATGTACGAGACCGGGCTGCGTGGCGTCGTGGTGGGCCATGCCGAGCCGGCGCTGGTCGAGCGGGTCGGCAAGTGGCCGCAGGTGCACATCGCCGAGGGCGAGGGCTGCGCCGGCATCCTCGAAGGGCTGGCGTATCATGGCGCGCTGGCGCACCAAGCGGGCCCAGGCAGCCTGCCGGCGGTGCGCGATGGCGCCGAGCTCGTGATGGTGTACCACCGCCTGCCTTACGACGAAGTGCTGGAGGACGGCGTGGTGCGGCACCGGCGCCCGCGCAGTCCGAACGGCATCATGCCCACCTTGCTGCGCTTTTTTGCGGGCGAGCGCTCCGGTTCCTGGGTGGCGTGGTCCCAGCAGGAAAGCCGGCAGCCGGCCGGTTTCGTGCCGCACGTGGCGATCGATCCGGAACGCTATCCGCGGCTTCAGGCCGCGCGTGTAGCCCTGACAGGCGACGATATCGACATTTTCTACAAGAAGTTCTCGAAAGAGGCGTTCTGGCCGATCATCTTCGGCTTCCCCGACAAGGCCGAATTCGAGCAGGCCCACTGGGAGCGCTTCCTGGAAGTGAACCAGCTGTTCGCCGAGCAGACCGCGCGCGAAGCGGGCGAAGGGGCGCTGGTCTGGGTGCATGACTACAACCTGTGGATGGTGCCGTCGTTCCTGCGGCCGCTGCGGCCGGACCTGCGCATCGCGTTCTTCCATCACACGGCGTTCCCGGCCAGCGACGTGTTCAATATCCTGCCGTGGCGGCGCGAGATCATCGGCAGCCTGCTGCAGTGCGACTACGTCGGCTTCCATATCCCGCGCTACGTCGAGAATTTCGTCGACGCCGTGCGCTCGCATGCGCCACTGGATGTGCTGGGCACGGTGCCATGCGCGCCGCGCTTCCTGACCTATGGCTGTGCGTTGGGCATCGACACCATGACGACGGGCATCGCCGTCGGCGGCCGGCAGGTGCGCCTGGGCGCGCATCCGGTCGGGACCGACGTGGCGCTGATCGAACGCATCGTGGCCAGCCCGGCCGTGCGCGAACAGGCGGCGGCGATCCGCGACTACCTGGGCAGCGCCACGGGGATCGTCTCGATCGAGCGGCTCGACTACGTCAAGGGCACGCTCGAGAAGCTGCAGGCCTTCGAGCGGCTGCTGGAACAGCACCCCGAACACATCGGCAAGGTCACCCTGCTGAACATCATCACGCCGGCCGCGCCCGGCATGGAAATCTATGAAAGCCTGCGTGTCGAGGTGGACCGCACGGTGGGCCGCATCAACGGCCGCTTCTCGACCCTGAACTGGGTGCCGGTGCGCTACTTCTACCGCTCGCTGCCGTTCGAGGAAGTGCTGGCGCACTACGCCGCCTGCGATATCGCCTGGATCACGCCGCTGCGCGACGGCCTGAACCTCGTCGCCAAGGAATTCATCGCCGCCCGCAAGGCCAGCGGCGGCTCGGGTGTGCTGGTGCTGTCCGAATTCGCCGGCGCGGCGGTCGAACTGCACGGCGCCGTGCTGACCAATCCCTACGATGCGAACGCCATGACCGCCTCGCTGCACCAGGCACTGACCATGGGGGAGGACGAGCGGGCCTATCGTACTGCGCGCATGGCAATGATCACGGCCGAGCACGACGTCGAGCGTTGGGGCCGGGGCTTCATCGCGGCGGTGGACGCGGCCGTGCTGGGCGCACACACGCAGGACGACGTCCGGGCGGCCTGA
- the nhaA gene encoding Na+/H+ antiporter NhaA translates to MRIEKRLSKSFTQFANSGKAGGIVLILCTLASLALANSPWGESYRHFWHLPVAGLTVELWINDALMAIFFLLIGLELERELYNGELSDFRNALLPILAAAGGIVLPAGIHFLMNHGTPTQAGIGIPMATDIAFALGVLALLGRRVPASLKIFLTALAVMDDLGAIVVIALFYTAQLSIGYLAGALAVFAALLAMNRLMRVAALWPYLLLGALMWFLMLKSGVHATISGVLLAFAIPYSALEDDATSPSHRLEHLLHKPVAFLILPIFALANTGILIGTGWAQELLSANSVGIFLGLLVGKPVGIVLFSFIAVAAGLCRLPLDLGWRHILGAGLLGGIGFTMSIFITNLAFTGQAGLIDASKIAILVASCAAGVIGFAWLKLAGAPLPSDPDPDTMDFESGPAKETT, encoded by the coding sequence GTGCGTATCGAAAAGCGTCTATCGAAATCCTTCACGCAATTTGCCAATTCCGGCAAGGCCGGGGGCATCGTTCTGATCCTGTGCACGCTGGCCTCGCTGGCGTTGGCAAATTCGCCGTGGGGCGAATCTTACCGGCATTTCTGGCACCTGCCGGTCGCGGGACTCACTGTCGAGCTTTGGATCAACGATGCATTGATGGCGATCTTCTTCCTGCTGATCGGCCTCGAACTCGAGCGCGAACTCTACAACGGAGAGCTGTCGGACTTCAGGAACGCCTTGCTACCGATCCTGGCGGCGGCGGGCGGAATTGTGCTGCCCGCCGGCATTCACTTCCTGATGAATCATGGCACGCCTACGCAGGCAGGCATCGGCATCCCGATGGCGACCGACATCGCGTTTGCGCTGGGCGTACTGGCGTTGCTTGGGCGCCGGGTGCCGGCCTCGCTCAAGATATTCCTGACCGCGCTGGCCGTGATGGACGACCTCGGTGCCATTGTCGTGATTGCGCTGTTCTATACCGCGCAGCTGTCGATCGGCTACCTGGCAGGCGCGCTGGCCGTATTTGCGGCGCTGCTGGCGATGAACCGCCTGATGCGCGTTGCCGCGCTGTGGCCGTACCTGCTGCTCGGCGCCCTCATGTGGTTCCTGATGTTGAAATCGGGCGTGCATGCGACCATCTCGGGCGTGCTGCTGGCCTTTGCCATTCCCTATTCGGCGCTGGAGGACGACGCCACCTCGCCGTCGCATCGCCTGGAGCATTTGCTGCACAAGCCCGTCGCGTTCCTGATCCTGCCCATTTTTGCCCTGGCGAACACCGGCATCCTGATCGGCACGGGCTGGGCCCAGGAGCTGCTGTCTGCCAACAGCGTCGGCATTTTCCTCGGCTTGTTGGTCGGAAAACCAGTCGGTATCGTGCTGTTCAGTTTTATCGCGGTGGCCGCCGGGCTGTGCCGGCTTCCCCTGGATCTTGGCTGGCGTCATATTTTGGGAGCGGGGCTGCTCGGCGGTATCGGCTTCACGATGTCGATCTTCATCACCAACCTGGCATTTACCGGCCAGGCTGGCCTGATCGACGCATCGAAGATCGCCATCCTCGTGGCCTCCTGCGCCGCAGGCGTCATCGGTTTTGCATGGCTCAAGCTGGCCGGGGCACCGTTGCCGTCCGATCCCGATCCCGACACGATGGACTTCGAATCCGGCCCTGCGAAGGAAACCACCTGA